In one Tripterygium wilfordii isolate XIE 37 chromosome 22, ASM1340144v1, whole genome shotgun sequence genomic region, the following are encoded:
- the LOC119991165 gene encoding uncharacterized protein LOC119991165 isoform X1, whose translation MPFNISNYVNLSNFSVFPRSFICLASTNSQCQYISSALFHHVFIRGLFHHMCVNRMEKGECSTNNRTKRRIIMIRRGHSIAQNINLETSISFASKPTNEQNLACSSTSEDIITSSTEHLMQSPTARLDLGHPAYSCQYCGAIFWFAERIKSRSSRFPVYTLCCRLGRIKIPPFKDPPQPLKDLFDYNGGKSCKLFRQNLRSYNSLFGFTSMGGKIDVDINRGQGPYVFKINGQNHHLIGSLLPMDGQRPQFAQLYVYDTENEISNRMDALQRFGINHQLDRDVVDQLIKMFDNVNPLVKAFRMARDRFKSGEQRSVSLVLSAKRSTDGLQYNSPSFPEMAGLIVGDIGSTEMGRDIIVEHRTQGLKRIDDLHPSFMAMQYPILFPFGEDGFMLNIPYQKNQENCKLKRGHVTRREYYSYMLHQRSYGNGLLIMGGKLYQQYIVDAFTSIEDERLRYIRYKHQQEHYRCEIYKGIQDAFLQGDTAANSIGKRVILPSSFTGSPRYMIQNYHDAMAICRTMGNPDLFITFTCNVQWVEIQNALNLIPGQKIEDRPDIVSRVFHMKLDEFMSDIKKGHYFGKVVAAIYTVEFQKRGLPHVHVIVWLHPNDKYPTANDIDGIICAEIPDKETEPALYSIVSKFMMHGPCGLANPKAPCMKKGKCIKHFPRKNYPQTTIGEDGFAIYRRRDDGKVVLKVGTELDNRYVVPYNKGLLLKYEAHINVEWCNRSRAIKYLFKYVNKGPDRTRAVLQEQVQAPSSSSPLDPKIIDEIKNYLDCRYLTAYESAWRIFEFHIHYKFPPVQNLTIHMPLMNNIVFRGDIAINDVLQQPGIEKTMLTEWMFTNSNFDDARQLTYAQFPSFWRWDGTNKFWFRRRKGHCIGRISYVHPSAGDIYYLRMLLSHVKGPTNFTEIRTINGTIYETFKEACNAMGLIGNDREWNEAMQEAAQWAMPHELRNLFVTMLLFCEIIDGKKLFEANLKNMQEDIIYRIRDRLAMQEVSISDEETRNQVLIELETLLKGSGSSLSEHGLPLPLNEMAHDFGNRMLREEMSYSISDLQSQSLIFMHQMNDEQRRVYEAVLAAVYQQSGGLFFVYGHGGTGKTFLYNAIISRLRSEGKIVLAVASSGIASLLLPGGRTAHSRFKIPIDIHEESSCHIKKGTQLAHLLNKTNLIVWDEAPMAHRLCFEALDRSMRDLFNSDENPTEHMPFGGKIVLLGGDFRQILPVVAKGSRHDTIKACVTQSHLWKHCEIFVLYQNMRLSMLGLSDHEKSELDRFGQWLLHIGEGKADTIKLNDDEEYPTWIRIPDSLLLKSEKGDVEDIVSEIYDGLASFYSNPEYLKERAIITGTNEAVDIINSHVLALIPSEEKTYLSFDSIQKVAGASDDDDLLYPTEFLNSLTFAGLPNHELHLKINVPVMLLRNINQTNGLCNGTRLLVTKLGDKVVQATVITGSNIGDKVYVPRIIMSATEKKWPFTIRRRQFPLKLCYGMTINKSQGQTLKKVGLYLPRPVFSHGQLYVAASRVTTYKGLKILIGGENEQERVHTKNIVYNEIFEELQQGIKQNYGIHTLVQPGSRAARHQD comes from the exons ATGCCCTTCAATATTAGTAATTATGTGAATCTTAGTAATTTTTCTGTATTTCCAAGATCTTTTATATGCCTTGCCTCCACAAATTCTCAATGCCAATACATTTCTTCTGCATTATTCCACCATGTGTTTATAAGAGGTTTGTTCCACCATATGTGTGTGAATAGGATGGAAAAGGGAGAGTGCAGTACGAATAATAGAACAAAGAGGAGGATTATAATGATTAGGCGTGGACACAGCATTGCACAAAATATTAACCTCGAAACTTCTATATCGTTTGCCTCAAAGCCTACAAATGAGCAAAATCTTGCGTGTTCTTCCACCAGCGAAGATATAATCACCTCTTCTACTGAACATTTAATGCAATCACCGACTGCTAGGCTTGATCTTGGTCATCCTGCTTATAGCTGCCAGTATTGTGGAGCTATATTTTGGTTTGCTGAACGAATCAAGTCACGTTCTTCACGTTTTCCAGTGTATACTCTTTGTTGTAGACTGGGTCGTATTAAGATACCACCGTTCAAGGATCCTCCGCAACCCTTAAAAGACCTGTTTGATTATAATGGGGGAAAATCTTGTAAATTATTTCGCCAAAACCTACGGTCTTACAACTCTTTGTTTGGCTTTACCTCAATGGGTGGCAAAATTGATGTGGATATTAACAGGGGGCAAGGGCCCTATGTCTTTAAAATAAATGGACAAAATCATCATTTGATAGGATCACTCCTTCCAATGGATGGTCAGAGACCACAATTTGCTCAACTATATGTTTATGACACAGAAAATGAAATATCTAACAGAATGGATGCTCTTCAAAGGTTTGGTATAAATCATCAGCTGGACAGGGATGTGGTGGATCAGTTGATAAAAATGTTTGACAATGTTAATCCCTTGGTCAAAGCTTTTCGAATGGCAAGGGATAGATTTAAAAGTGGAGAACAACGTTCTGTTTCATTGGTTTTATCAGCAAAGCGGAGTACAGATGGATTGCAATATAATTCCCCTTCTTTTCCTGAAATGGCGGGTTTGATAGTGGGAGATATTGGAAGTACAGAGATGGGTAGAGACATAATTGTTGAGCACCGAACACAGGGACTAAAGCGTATAGACGATTTGCACCCGTCATTCATGGCAATGCAATATCCCATTTTATTTCCATTTGGCGAAGATGGTTTTATGCTGAACATCCCTTATCAGAAAAATCAGGAGAATTGTAAATTGAAAAGAGGGCATGTGACAAGGCGGGAATACTATTCTTATATGTTGCATCAAAGAAGTTATGGTAATGGACTGCTAATTATGGGAGGAAAATTATATCAGCAGTACATTGTAGATGCTTTTACTTCGATTGAAGATGAACGTTTAAGATATATTCGGTATAAACATCAACAGGAGCATTATAGGTGTGAGATATATAAGGGAATTCAGGATGCATTTCTCCAGGGTGATACAGCAGCAAACTCAATTGGGAAGCGTGTGATTTTACCCTCAAGTTTTACAGGTAGTCCTCGATATATGATTCAAAACTACCACGATGCCATGGCAATCTGTAGGACTATGGGAAACCCTGATTTATTCATCACTTTTACGTGTAACGTGCAATGGGTTGAGATACAGAATGCATTGAATCTTATACCTGGACAGAAAATAGAAGACAGGCCTGATATAGTCTCCCGAGTATTTCACATGAAGCTTGATGAGTTTATGAGCGACATAAAGAAGGGACACTATTTCGGAAAAGTTGTTGCTGCGATTTACACTGTTGAGTTCCAAAAAAGGGGATTGCCTCATGTCCATGTCATCGTCTGGCTGCATCCAAATGACAAATACCCTACTGCAAATGACATTGATGGAATTATATGTGCGGAGATCCCAGATAAAGAAACTGAACCTGCTTTGTACAGCATTGTCTCAAAATTTATGATGCATGGTCCTTGCGGTCTTGCTAACCCAAAAGCACCGTGcatgaaaaaaggaaaatgtatTAAGCATTTTCCTAGGAAAAATTACCCTCAGACAACAATTGGAGAAGATGGTTTTGCAATTTATCGAAGACGAGATGATGGAAAAGTTGTTCTCAAGGTTGGTACTGAACTTGACAATAGATATGTTGTCCCATATAACAAGGGATTATTGCTGAAATATGAGGCACATATTAATGTTGAATGGTGCAATCGTTCAAGAGCAATAAAGTATTTGTTTAAGTACGTTAATAAAGGACCTGACAGAACGAGGGCTGTTTTGCAAGAACAGGTTCAAGCACCTTCTTCCTCTTCGCCTCTTGACCCCAAAATTATCGATGAGATTAAAAACTATCTGGATTGTAGGTATTTAACTGCCTATGAATCAGCATGGAGAATTTTTGAATTCCATATTCACTATAAATTTCCACCTGTTCAGAACTTAACTATTCATATGCCGTTGATGAACAATATAGTTTTCAGGGGAGATATTGCCATTAATGATGTATTGCAACAGCCAGGAATCGAGAAGACCATGTTGACAGAATGGATGTTCACAAACTCCAATTTTGACGATGCACGCCAACTAACATATGCTCAATTTCCATCTTTTTGGAGGTGGGATGGGACAAACAAATTTTGGTTTCGAAGGAGAAAAGGTCACTGTATTGGTAGAATTTCTTACGTACATCCATCCGCAGGAGATATATACTACCTTCGAATGTTATTGTCCCATGTCAAAGGCCCAACAAATTTCACAGAAATAAGAACCATAAATGGAACTATTTATGAGACATTCAAAGAAGCATGTAATGCAATGGGTTTGATTGGCAATGATCGAGAATGGAATGAAGCTATGCAAGAAGCTGCACAATGGGCaatgccacatgagctgagAAATTTATTTGTGACAATGCTACTATTTTGTGAGATTATTGATGGTAAGAAATTGTTCGAGGCAAATTTAAAAAACATGCAGGAAGATATTATTTACAGAATTAGAGATAGACTAGCTATGCAAGAAGTAAgcatatctgatgaagaaacTAGAAATCAAGTTCTGATTGAGTTGGAGACTCTGTTAAAAGGGAGTGGATCTTCGCTTTCTGAACATGGACTTCCACTACCTTTGAATGAAATGGCCCATGATTTTGGGAACAGGATGTTGAGAGAAGAGATGTCGTACAGCATAAGTGATCTTCAAAGTCAAAGTCTCATTTTCATGCATCAGATGAATGATGAACAAAGGAGAGTATACGAGGCAGTTTTGGCAGCTGTTTATCAACAATCTGGAGgtctattttttgtttatggGCACGGTGGAACTGGAAAGACATTTCTTTATAATGCAATCATAAGTAGGCTACGATCAGAAGGGAAGATTGTGCTTGCAGTTGCATCTTCTGGGATAGCTTCTCTGCTGTTGCCAGGAGGAAGGACAGCGCACTCAAGATTCAAAATTCCAATTGACATTCATGAAGAGTCAAGCTGTCATATAAAGAAGGGTACACAATTGGCACATCTTCTTAATAAAACTAACCTTATTGTCTGGGATGAGGCACCAATGGCACATAGGTTATGCTTTGAAGCTCTGGATAGGTCGATGAGGGATCTTTTTAACTCTGATGAAAACCCAACTGAGCATATGCCTTTTGGGGGAAAAATAGTTTTGTTGGGGGGTGATTTTAGGCAAATCCTTCCTGTGGTTGCCAAGGGTTCAAGACACGATACAATAAAGGCTTGTGTAACTCAGTCACACCTCTGGAAACACTGTGAGATATTTGTGCTATACCAAAACATGAGGTTATCTATGCTGGGTTTGTCAGATCACGAGAAATCAGAATTGGATAGGTTTGGTCAATGGCTTCTACACATTGGAGAGGGTAAAGCTGATACAATAAAACTGAATGACGATGAGGAATACCCTACTTGGATAAGAATACCAGATTCTTTGTTACTCAAATCTGAAAAAGGAGACGTCGAAGATATTGTTTCTGAGATCTATGACGGATTGGCTTCATTTTACAGCAATCCAGAATACTTGAAAGAAAGGGCAATTATAACTGGCACAAATGAAGCAGTTGATATAATAAACTCTCATGTTTTAGCACTCATACCTTCAGAAGAGAAAACATATCTAAGCTTTGACTCAATACAAAAAGTTGCTGGAGcatcagatgatgatgatctgcTTTACCCAACTGAATTCTTGAACTCCCTCACATTCGCTGGTCTTCCAAATCATGAGCTTCATCTCAAGATCAATGTACCTGTTATGCTATTGAGAAATATTAATCAAACTAATGGCCTTTGTAATGGAACAAGACTTCTGGTTACAAAACTAGGCGACAAAGTTGTGCAGGCCACTGTTATCACTGGCAGTAATATAGGTGACAAAGTATACGTTCCAAGAATTATAATGTCTGCAACTGAGAAGAAATGGCCATTTACAATCAGGCGTAGACAATTCCCTTTGAAATTGTGTTATGGAATGACAATAAACAAGAGCCAAGGTCAAACATTGAAAAAGGTTGGGCTATATCTTCCAAGACCAGTTTTCTCACATGGACAATTATATGTGGCTGCATCAAGGGTTACAACATATAAAGGACTTAAAATTCTCATAGGTGGAGAAAACGAGCAAGAAAGGGTGCacacaaaaaatattgtatACAATGAAATATTTGAAGAACTACAACAAG GAATCAAACAAAATTATGGAATACACACCCTTGTCCAACCTGGAAGCAGGGCAGCGAGGCATCAAGATTAA
- the LOC119991165 gene encoding uncharacterized protein LOC119991165 isoform X2, with protein sequence MEKGECSTNNRTKRRIIMIRRGHSIAQNINLETSISFASKPTNEQNLACSSTSEDIITSSTEHLMQSPTARLDLGHPAYSCQYCGAIFWFAERIKSRSSRFPVYTLCCRLGRIKIPPFKDPPQPLKDLFDYNGGKSCKLFRQNLRSYNSLFGFTSMGGKIDVDINRGQGPYVFKINGQNHHLIGSLLPMDGQRPQFAQLYVYDTENEISNRMDALQRFGINHQLDRDVVDQLIKMFDNVNPLVKAFRMARDRFKSGEQRSVSLVLSAKRSTDGLQYNSPSFPEMAGLIVGDIGSTEMGRDIIVEHRTQGLKRIDDLHPSFMAMQYPILFPFGEDGFMLNIPYQKNQENCKLKRGHVTRREYYSYMLHQRSYGNGLLIMGGKLYQQYIVDAFTSIEDERLRYIRYKHQQEHYRCEIYKGIQDAFLQGDTAANSIGKRVILPSSFTGSPRYMIQNYHDAMAICRTMGNPDLFITFTCNVQWVEIQNALNLIPGQKIEDRPDIVSRVFHMKLDEFMSDIKKGHYFGKVVAAIYTVEFQKRGLPHVHVIVWLHPNDKYPTANDIDGIICAEIPDKETEPALYSIVSKFMMHGPCGLANPKAPCMKKGKCIKHFPRKNYPQTTIGEDGFAIYRRRDDGKVVLKVGTELDNRYVVPYNKGLLLKYEAHINVEWCNRSRAIKYLFKYVNKGPDRTRAVLQEQVQAPSSSSPLDPKIIDEIKNYLDCRYLTAYESAWRIFEFHIHYKFPPVQNLTIHMPLMNNIVFRGDIAINDVLQQPGIEKTMLTEWMFTNSNFDDARQLTYAQFPSFWRWDGTNKFWFRRRKGHCIGRISYVHPSAGDIYYLRMLLSHVKGPTNFTEIRTINGTIYETFKEACNAMGLIGNDREWNEAMQEAAQWAMPHELRNLFVTMLLFCEIIDGKKLFEANLKNMQEDIIYRIRDRLAMQEVSISDEETRNQVLIELETLLKGSGSSLSEHGLPLPLNEMAHDFGNRMLREEMSYSISDLQSQSLIFMHQMNDEQRRVYEAVLAAVYQQSGGLFFVYGHGGTGKTFLYNAIISRLRSEGKIVLAVASSGIASLLLPGGRTAHSRFKIPIDIHEESSCHIKKGTQLAHLLNKTNLIVWDEAPMAHRLCFEALDRSMRDLFNSDENPTEHMPFGGKIVLLGGDFRQILPVVAKGSRHDTIKACVTQSHLWKHCEIFVLYQNMRLSMLGLSDHEKSELDRFGQWLLHIGEGKADTIKLNDDEEYPTWIRIPDSLLLKSEKGDVEDIVSEIYDGLASFYSNPEYLKERAIITGTNEAVDIINSHVLALIPSEEKTYLSFDSIQKVAGASDDDDLLYPTEFLNSLTFAGLPNHELHLKINVPVMLLRNINQTNGLCNGTRLLVTKLGDKVVQATVITGSNIGDKVYVPRIIMSATEKKWPFTIRRRQFPLKLCYGMTINKSQGQTLKKVGLYLPRPVFSHGQLYVAASRVTTYKGLKILIGGENEQERVHTKNIVYNEIFEELQQGIKQNYGIHTLVQPGSRAARHQD encoded by the exons ATGGAAAAGGGAGAGTGCAGTACGAATAATAGAACAAAGAGGAGGATTATAATGATTAGGCGTGGACACAGCATTGCACAAAATATTAACCTCGAAACTTCTATATCGTTTGCCTCAAAGCCTACAAATGAGCAAAATCTTGCGTGTTCTTCCACCAGCGAAGATATAATCACCTCTTCTACTGAACATTTAATGCAATCACCGACTGCTAGGCTTGATCTTGGTCATCCTGCTTATAGCTGCCAGTATTGTGGAGCTATATTTTGGTTTGCTGAACGAATCAAGTCACGTTCTTCACGTTTTCCAGTGTATACTCTTTGTTGTAGACTGGGTCGTATTAAGATACCACCGTTCAAGGATCCTCCGCAACCCTTAAAAGACCTGTTTGATTATAATGGGGGAAAATCTTGTAAATTATTTCGCCAAAACCTACGGTCTTACAACTCTTTGTTTGGCTTTACCTCAATGGGTGGCAAAATTGATGTGGATATTAACAGGGGGCAAGGGCCCTATGTCTTTAAAATAAATGGACAAAATCATCATTTGATAGGATCACTCCTTCCAATGGATGGTCAGAGACCACAATTTGCTCAACTATATGTTTATGACACAGAAAATGAAATATCTAACAGAATGGATGCTCTTCAAAGGTTTGGTATAAATCATCAGCTGGACAGGGATGTGGTGGATCAGTTGATAAAAATGTTTGACAATGTTAATCCCTTGGTCAAAGCTTTTCGAATGGCAAGGGATAGATTTAAAAGTGGAGAACAACGTTCTGTTTCATTGGTTTTATCAGCAAAGCGGAGTACAGATGGATTGCAATATAATTCCCCTTCTTTTCCTGAAATGGCGGGTTTGATAGTGGGAGATATTGGAAGTACAGAGATGGGTAGAGACATAATTGTTGAGCACCGAACACAGGGACTAAAGCGTATAGACGATTTGCACCCGTCATTCATGGCAATGCAATATCCCATTTTATTTCCATTTGGCGAAGATGGTTTTATGCTGAACATCCCTTATCAGAAAAATCAGGAGAATTGTAAATTGAAAAGAGGGCATGTGACAAGGCGGGAATACTATTCTTATATGTTGCATCAAAGAAGTTATGGTAATGGACTGCTAATTATGGGAGGAAAATTATATCAGCAGTACATTGTAGATGCTTTTACTTCGATTGAAGATGAACGTTTAAGATATATTCGGTATAAACATCAACAGGAGCATTATAGGTGTGAGATATATAAGGGAATTCAGGATGCATTTCTCCAGGGTGATACAGCAGCAAACTCAATTGGGAAGCGTGTGATTTTACCCTCAAGTTTTACAGGTAGTCCTCGATATATGATTCAAAACTACCACGATGCCATGGCAATCTGTAGGACTATGGGAAACCCTGATTTATTCATCACTTTTACGTGTAACGTGCAATGGGTTGAGATACAGAATGCATTGAATCTTATACCTGGACAGAAAATAGAAGACAGGCCTGATATAGTCTCCCGAGTATTTCACATGAAGCTTGATGAGTTTATGAGCGACATAAAGAAGGGACACTATTTCGGAAAAGTTGTTGCTGCGATTTACACTGTTGAGTTCCAAAAAAGGGGATTGCCTCATGTCCATGTCATCGTCTGGCTGCATCCAAATGACAAATACCCTACTGCAAATGACATTGATGGAATTATATGTGCGGAGATCCCAGATAAAGAAACTGAACCTGCTTTGTACAGCATTGTCTCAAAATTTATGATGCATGGTCCTTGCGGTCTTGCTAACCCAAAAGCACCGTGcatgaaaaaaggaaaatgtatTAAGCATTTTCCTAGGAAAAATTACCCTCAGACAACAATTGGAGAAGATGGTTTTGCAATTTATCGAAGACGAGATGATGGAAAAGTTGTTCTCAAGGTTGGTACTGAACTTGACAATAGATATGTTGTCCCATATAACAAGGGATTATTGCTGAAATATGAGGCACATATTAATGTTGAATGGTGCAATCGTTCAAGAGCAATAAAGTATTTGTTTAAGTACGTTAATAAAGGACCTGACAGAACGAGGGCTGTTTTGCAAGAACAGGTTCAAGCACCTTCTTCCTCTTCGCCTCTTGACCCCAAAATTATCGATGAGATTAAAAACTATCTGGATTGTAGGTATTTAACTGCCTATGAATCAGCATGGAGAATTTTTGAATTCCATATTCACTATAAATTTCCACCTGTTCAGAACTTAACTATTCATATGCCGTTGATGAACAATATAGTTTTCAGGGGAGATATTGCCATTAATGATGTATTGCAACAGCCAGGAATCGAGAAGACCATGTTGACAGAATGGATGTTCACAAACTCCAATTTTGACGATGCACGCCAACTAACATATGCTCAATTTCCATCTTTTTGGAGGTGGGATGGGACAAACAAATTTTGGTTTCGAAGGAGAAAAGGTCACTGTATTGGTAGAATTTCTTACGTACATCCATCCGCAGGAGATATATACTACCTTCGAATGTTATTGTCCCATGTCAAAGGCCCAACAAATTTCACAGAAATAAGAACCATAAATGGAACTATTTATGAGACATTCAAAGAAGCATGTAATGCAATGGGTTTGATTGGCAATGATCGAGAATGGAATGAAGCTATGCAAGAAGCTGCACAATGGGCaatgccacatgagctgagAAATTTATTTGTGACAATGCTACTATTTTGTGAGATTATTGATGGTAAGAAATTGTTCGAGGCAAATTTAAAAAACATGCAGGAAGATATTATTTACAGAATTAGAGATAGACTAGCTATGCAAGAAGTAAgcatatctgatgaagaaacTAGAAATCAAGTTCTGATTGAGTTGGAGACTCTGTTAAAAGGGAGTGGATCTTCGCTTTCTGAACATGGACTTCCACTACCTTTGAATGAAATGGCCCATGATTTTGGGAACAGGATGTTGAGAGAAGAGATGTCGTACAGCATAAGTGATCTTCAAAGTCAAAGTCTCATTTTCATGCATCAGATGAATGATGAACAAAGGAGAGTATACGAGGCAGTTTTGGCAGCTGTTTATCAACAATCTGGAGgtctattttttgtttatggGCACGGTGGAACTGGAAAGACATTTCTTTATAATGCAATCATAAGTAGGCTACGATCAGAAGGGAAGATTGTGCTTGCAGTTGCATCTTCTGGGATAGCTTCTCTGCTGTTGCCAGGAGGAAGGACAGCGCACTCAAGATTCAAAATTCCAATTGACATTCATGAAGAGTCAAGCTGTCATATAAAGAAGGGTACACAATTGGCACATCTTCTTAATAAAACTAACCTTATTGTCTGGGATGAGGCACCAATGGCACATAGGTTATGCTTTGAAGCTCTGGATAGGTCGATGAGGGATCTTTTTAACTCTGATGAAAACCCAACTGAGCATATGCCTTTTGGGGGAAAAATAGTTTTGTTGGGGGGTGATTTTAGGCAAATCCTTCCTGTGGTTGCCAAGGGTTCAAGACACGATACAATAAAGGCTTGTGTAACTCAGTCACACCTCTGGAAACACTGTGAGATATTTGTGCTATACCAAAACATGAGGTTATCTATGCTGGGTTTGTCAGATCACGAGAAATCAGAATTGGATAGGTTTGGTCAATGGCTTCTACACATTGGAGAGGGTAAAGCTGATACAATAAAACTGAATGACGATGAGGAATACCCTACTTGGATAAGAATACCAGATTCTTTGTTACTCAAATCTGAAAAAGGAGACGTCGAAGATATTGTTTCTGAGATCTATGACGGATTGGCTTCATTTTACAGCAATCCAGAATACTTGAAAGAAAGGGCAATTATAACTGGCACAAATGAAGCAGTTGATATAATAAACTCTCATGTTTTAGCACTCATACCTTCAGAAGAGAAAACATATCTAAGCTTTGACTCAATACAAAAAGTTGCTGGAGcatcagatgatgatgatctgcTTTACCCAACTGAATTCTTGAACTCCCTCACATTCGCTGGTCTTCCAAATCATGAGCTTCATCTCAAGATCAATGTACCTGTTATGCTATTGAGAAATATTAATCAAACTAATGGCCTTTGTAATGGAACAAGACTTCTGGTTACAAAACTAGGCGACAAAGTTGTGCAGGCCACTGTTATCACTGGCAGTAATATAGGTGACAAAGTATACGTTCCAAGAATTATAATGTCTGCAACTGAGAAGAAATGGCCATTTACAATCAGGCGTAGACAATTCCCTTTGAAATTGTGTTATGGAATGACAATAAACAAGAGCCAAGGTCAAACATTGAAAAAGGTTGGGCTATATCTTCCAAGACCAGTTTTCTCACATGGACAATTATATGTGGCTGCATCAAGGGTTACAACATATAAAGGACTTAAAATTCTCATAGGTGGAGAAAACGAGCAAGAAAGGGTGCacacaaaaaatattgtatACAATGAAATATTTGAAGAACTACAACAAG GAATCAAACAAAATTATGGAATACACACCCTTGTCCAACCTGGAAGCAGGGCAGCGAGGCATCAAGATTAA